A region from the Flavobacteriales bacterium genome encodes:
- a CDS encoding 1-acyl-sn-glycerol-3-phosphate acyltransferase encodes MDHMHEHHDKPLIADGESRRVPLFKWLFFPLRLLFKVWFGLVFFLSLAVLYVPFRILLYKPSRYRKAFKWMRGWANFLQWAGGMPLTVERRAPLPPPPYVVCCNHGSYLDIIHMYNTIPHYFLFMGKYELLRWPLFNIFFKGMNIAVNRGSRTEAAKSLRRAERALRDGASIALFPEGTIPLTAPRMKHFKDGAFIMAITKQVPIVPVTFTDNWRLFGEPTQLLSRGHPGRARGIIHPHIDTKGMTEADVATLRHRVFDVIEGPLKNA; translated from the coding sequence GAGCCGGCGTGTGCCGTTGTTCAAGTGGTTGTTCTTCCCGTTGCGGCTGCTGTTCAAAGTATGGTTCGGCCTGGTGTTCTTCCTGTCGCTGGCCGTGCTCTACGTCCCGTTCCGTATCCTCCTCTACAAGCCGAGCCGGTACCGCAAGGCGTTCAAGTGGATGCGCGGCTGGGCGAACTTCCTGCAATGGGCCGGTGGTATGCCGCTCACCGTGGAACGCCGTGCGCCCCTGCCACCGCCACCCTACGTTGTCTGCTGCAACCACGGCAGCTACTTGGACATCATCCACATGTACAACACCATCCCGCACTACTTCCTCTTCATGGGCAAGTACGAGCTGCTGCGATGGCCGCTCTTCAACATTTTCTTCAAGGGCATGAACATCGCCGTGAACCGCGGCAGCCGCACCGAAGCGGCCAAGAGCTTGCGCCGGGCGGAGCGCGCCCTGCGCGACGGGGCCTCCATCGCACTGTTCCCTGAAGGGACCATTCCGCTCACCGCGCCGCGCATGAAGCACTTCAAGGACGGCGCCTTCATTATGGCCATTACCAAGCAAGTGCCCATCGTTCCGGTCACCTTCACCGATAACTGGCGTCTGTTCGGGGAGCCGACCCAGCTTCTGAGCCGCGGTCATCCGGGCAGGGCGCGTGGCATCATCCATCCGCACATCGATACCAAGGGCATGACCGAGGCCGACGTGGCTACCTTGCGCCACCGGGTATTCGACGTCATTGAAGGCCCTCTGAAGAACGCATGA
- the gatC gene encoding Asp-tRNA(Asn)/Glu-tRNA(Gln) amidotransferase subunit GatC: MKLDDATLDRIAELAKLDFSDPSARATILQDMERVLGFVAKLEEVDTAGVEPLIFMTEGEDILRDDVASLEMTKAEALMNSPVKDSDYFKVPRVVDKG; encoded by the coding sequence ATGAAGCTCGACGACGCCACCTTGGACCGGATCGCGGAACTGGCCAAGCTTGATTTCAGCGACCCGTCCGCACGAGCAACCATCCTTCAGGACATGGAGCGCGTGCTCGGCTTCGTGGCCAAGCTGGAGGAAGTGGACACAGCAGGCGTGGAACCCCTCATTTTCATGACCGAGGGTGAGGACATCCTGCGGGATGATGTTGCATCCTTGGAAATGACGAAGGCCGAGGCCCTGATGAACTCGCCCGTGAAGGACAGCGACTACTTCAAGGTGCCACGCGTGGTCGACAAGGGCTGA